From bacterium, a single genomic window includes:
- the tatA gene encoding twin-arginine translocase TatA/TatE family subunit has translation MQFLAFLGPIGVPELLLILLVLLLVFGAARLPEIGRSLGAAITNFKSSIKEGSKKDKDLGNSAEEREK, from the coding sequence ATGCAATTCTTAGCGTTCCTCGGACCCATCGGAGTTCCAGAACTACTTCTGATCCTTCTGGTGCTCCTGCTTGTATTCGGCGCGGCGCGACTGCCGGAAATAGGCAGAAGTCTCGGTGCTGCAATTACCAACTTCAAATCATCAATTAAAGAAGGAAGCAAAAAAGACAAGGATCTGGGCAACAGCGCCGAAGAAAGAGAAAAATAA